In the genome of Paenibacillus pabuli, one region contains:
- a CDS encoding cobyric acid synthase, with translation MEDTFGQTSEQTAAVLMLQGTASDVGKSVITTALCRIFKQDGLRPAPFKSQNMALNSYVTEDGKEIGRAQGAQAEACGIEATTDMNPILIKPVRDMHSQIVVHGVPLTQMSAWDYRQHFLPEAKQTVMDALNRLRATYDIVLMEGAGSPAEINLKDRDIVNMNLAGWADAPVILISDIDRGGVFASIVGTLELLEPHEVQRVKGFIINKFRGDLSLLQPGLDWLEERTGIPVLGVLPYITDIQIEAEDSVVLDSMRYGKSGQQELDLAVIRYPRISNFTDFDALSREPDVNVRYVTSPDELGHPDAILLPGTKDTIGDLAFLRASGLEQAIASQTEREHVQLVGICGGYQMLGQHLNDPYAVEANQIQEAKGLGWLPLSTTFLQNKQTVRASGHVHEHHPIRIHREDDAASSLPIEGYEIHMGVTKCHDSERLTPLFKIAHPGGQSFNEGWGTNDGKVWGTYLHGLFESDLFRRSWLNGLREGKGLSPLLETYSARERKEMEFDRVAESLRSSLDMQRVYEIMGLQAPE, from the coding sequence ATGGAAGATACGTTTGGACAAACGTCCGAACAAACGGCGGCGGTATTAATGCTGCAAGGGACGGCATCGGATGTGGGGAAAAGCGTAATTACCACGGCCTTATGCCGAATATTCAAACAGGATGGCTTGAGGCCGGCACCGTTCAAATCACAGAATATGGCGCTGAATTCTTACGTGACGGAAGATGGCAAGGAAATCGGAAGAGCCCAGGGGGCGCAAGCCGAGGCGTGCGGTATAGAAGCGACGACGGATATGAATCCGATCCTGATCAAGCCGGTTCGGGATATGCACTCCCAGATTGTCGTGCACGGTGTACCTCTAACACAGATGAGTGCGTGGGATTACCGGCAGCATTTCCTGCCCGAAGCCAAACAAACGGTCATGGATGCACTGAATCGGCTGCGCGCGACGTATGATATTGTGCTGATGGAAGGAGCGGGCAGTCCTGCGGAGATCAATCTGAAAGATCGGGATATCGTTAACATGAATCTGGCGGGCTGGGCAGATGCTCCGGTTATTCTGATCTCGGATATTGATCGGGGTGGTGTGTTCGCCTCCATTGTAGGCACTTTGGAGCTGCTTGAGCCACATGAGGTTCAGCGTGTAAAAGGATTTATCATCAACAAGTTTCGTGGAGATCTGTCCTTGCTGCAGCCTGGCTTGGACTGGCTTGAAGAACGGACAGGCATACCTGTATTGGGCGTATTGCCTTACATAACCGATATCCAGATTGAAGCGGAAGACTCCGTGGTACTGGACTCCATGCGATATGGAAAATCCGGTCAGCAGGAGCTGGACCTTGCGGTCATTCGCTATCCGCGTATTTCCAACTTTACAGACTTTGATGCCCTTTCCAGGGAGCCGGATGTGAATGTGCGATACGTGACTTCTCCCGATGAACTGGGACATCCCGACGCTATTCTGCTTCCGGGTACGAAGGATACGATTGGAGATCTGGCATTTCTGCGTGCCTCAGGACTGGAGCAAGCGATTGCCAGCCAGACGGAGCGTGAACATGTTCAGCTTGTCGGGATATGTGGTGGATATCAGATGCTTGGTCAGCATCTCAACGATCCATATGCGGTGGAAGCCAACCAGATTCAGGAAGCCAAAGGCTTGGGATGGCTGCCATTATCGACGACCTTTCTACAGAACAAACAGACGGTAAGAGCCTCCGGTCATGTACACGAGCATCATCCGATTCGTATACACAGGGAAGACGATGCAGCAAGCTCGTTGCCTATCGAAGGATACGAGATTCATATGGGTGTTACCAAGTGTCATGATTCTGAACGTTTAACCCCTTTGTTCAAAATTGCGCATCCGGGAGGCCAATCCTTCAATGAAGGCTGGGGAACGAACGACGGTAAAGTGTGGGGAACGTACCTGCATGGTTTATTTGAAAGCGATCTGTTCAGGCGTTCGTGGCTTAACGGTCTGCGTGAAGGAAAAGGACTTTCTCCGCTGCTGGAGACGTACAGCGCACGTGAACGCAAGGAGATGGAGTTTGACCGTGTAGCTGAATCATTACGTTCTTCATTGGATATGCAGCGTGTATACGAGATTATGGGCCTTCAGGCACCTGAATAA
- a CDS encoding methyl-accepting chemotaxis protein, whose amino-acid sequence MFRNRTVAGKIRGTLFLVLLVASLLFSISFYAVSMNIMQSYVLPQFDKVLNTSIQDIYKNTSASKILQVQSGGAGSEGAALTVESYLAGKAKEHNLDAAYVVAIQDGKANVVIANTSSGMKAGDEINVVSAMNTAIEKKEMEISEVYADSFGVHKAAFIPIAGSNMIMAVSMDAQFIQDKIAQIFWLCLGITALVFVLGWLISTSMIKRVTKPIIKLVQHSKQISQGDLTAELQIKGKDEIAQLASSFQTMTHNLKEMISRALSTSNEVVEGSNDLLKRVESMSGMVKDSSRSAESAEKGSVSIASSAAENARAMEEITQGIMHIASSSAEVSEQIGDAANEAVNGNRLAQDAVQQMERVGQTASESLRYVETMNERSIAIGTIVESIFEITRQINMLSLNASIEAARAGEHGRGFAVVAGEVRKLAEQSKTATEEISDYLGTIREDAERSVEAMNRVTQEIGSGTHVVQQAGSAFQQLNELIQNVNLTIQTVSASTQQVSAGAEEVSASVEETAQITSRSRQSMQEIASTADLQLNEMDSHSNTVRHLHEQAVELQAAMKNFKIN is encoded by the coding sequence ATGTTTCGAAATCGCACCGTTGCTGGTAAAATCAGGGGCACGTTGTTCCTCGTATTGCTGGTTGCTTCCCTGTTGTTTAGTATCAGTTTCTATGCCGTCTCCATGAATATTATGCAAAGCTACGTACTTCCGCAGTTCGACAAGGTCCTTAATACGTCCATTCAGGATATATACAAAAACACATCCGCATCCAAAATTTTGCAGGTGCAAAGTGGTGGCGCAGGTTCCGAAGGTGCAGCGCTGACCGTCGAATCCTATTTGGCTGGTAAGGCCAAAGAGCATAATCTAGACGCAGCCTACGTCGTGGCCATACAAGATGGTAAAGCTAACGTTGTGATTGCAAATACCTCCTCAGGCATGAAAGCCGGAGATGAGATCAACGTCGTCTCGGCAATGAATACAGCCATTGAAAAAAAAGAAATGGAAATTAGCGAGGTTTATGCCGATTCCTTCGGTGTACATAAAGCAGCCTTTATTCCGATCGCAGGAAGCAACATGATCATGGCTGTCAGCATGGATGCCCAATTCATTCAGGACAAAATTGCACAGATTTTCTGGTTGTGCCTCGGTATCACGGCATTGGTCTTTGTGCTCGGATGGCTCATCTCGACAAGCATGATTAAACGTGTAACCAAGCCAATCATCAAGCTCGTTCAACATAGCAAACAGATTTCACAAGGAGATCTGACTGCTGAGCTTCAGATTAAAGGCAAGGATGAGATTGCACAGCTTGCTTCAAGCTTCCAGACGATGACTCATAATCTAAAAGAAATGATCAGCCGCGCCCTCTCTACATCCAATGAAGTTGTGGAAGGCTCCAACGATTTGCTCAAGCGGGTTGAATCCATGTCAGGTATGGTAAAAGACTCCAGCCGTTCTGCCGAAAGCGCCGAGAAAGGCAGTGTAAGCATTGCTTCCAGCGCAGCTGAAAATGCAAGAGCCATGGAAGAAATTACGCAAGGCATTATGCATATTGCCTCTTCTTCTGCCGAGGTATCCGAGCAAATCGGAGATGCAGCTAACGAAGCGGTTAACGGTAACCGTCTGGCTCAGGATGCTGTTCAACAGATGGAGCGTGTGGGTCAAACTGCAAGTGAATCTCTGCGTTATGTTGAAACCATGAATGAGCGCTCGATCGCCATAGGCACCATTGTTGAATCTATTTTTGAGATTACCAGACAGATTAACATGCTTTCCCTCAATGCTTCCATTGAAGCAGCACGTGCCGGAGAACATGGACGCGGGTTCGCAGTCGTTGCCGGTGAAGTCCGCAAACTGGCGGAACAATCCAAGACAGCAACGGAGGAAATCTCCGATTACCTGGGTACCATTCGTGAGGATGCCGAACGTTCCGTTGAAGCCATGAATCGCGTAACCCAAGAGATTGGATCAGGTACTCATGTGGTTCAACAGGCAGGTTCAGCATTCCAGCAGCTTAACGAATTAATTCAGAACGTCAATCTGACGATTCAGACGGTATCCGCCTCTACCCAGCAAGTATCTGCTGGAGCTGAAGAAGTCAGTGCTTCTGTGGAAGAAACAGCTCAGATCACGTCCAGGTCCCGTCAAAGCATGCAAGAGATTGCTTCTACAGCGGATCTTCAATTGAATGAGATGGACTCCCATTCCAATACCGTACGCCATCTGCATGAACAAGCGGTAGAACTGCAAGCCGCCATGAAGAACTTCAAAATAAACTAA